A genomic region of Bubalus kerabau isolate K-KA32 ecotype Philippines breed swamp buffalo chromosome 10, PCC_UOA_SB_1v2, whole genome shotgun sequence contains the following coding sequences:
- the LOC129622070 gene encoding LOW QUALITY PROTEIN: olfactory receptor 4Q3-like (The sequence of the model RefSeq protein was modified relative to this genomic sequence to represent the inferred CDS: inserted 1 base in 1 codon), translating into MKKENDSKVTEFVFLGLSSSLELQLFLFFIFLLFYMAIVLGNLLIVVTVRADTHLLQSPMYYFLGHLSFIDLCLSCVTVPKMLGDFLQEDKIISFSGCLAQICFLHFLGASEMFLLTAMAYDRYVAICNPLQYLTVMNRQLCFQMVFACWCGGFVHSITQVTLVIQLPFCGPNKLDNFYCDVPQVIKLACTDTYVVQVLMVSNSGLLSLVCFLVLLFSYAVILVTLRTRFRQGQSRALSTCASHLTVVSLIFVPCVFIYLRPFCSFSVDKVFSVFYTVITPMLNPLIYTLRNTDMKTAMKKLRXKTCDILLPCQRMNRKR; encoded by the exons atgaaaaaagaaaatgattctaAGGTGACAGAATTTGTTTTTCTGGGTCTATCATCATCCTTGGAGCTGCAgctatttctcttctttatatttctgttgttttacatGGCCATTGTCCTGGGAAACCTCTTGATAGTGGTAACAGTGCGAGCTGATACTCACCTGCTCCAATCACCTATGTACTATTTTTTGGGCCACCTGTCCTTCATTGACCTATGCCTGAGCTGTGTTACTGTGCCCAAGATGTTAGGAGATTTCCTACAGGAGGACAAGATCATCTCTTTTTCCGGATGCCTGGCCCAGATCTGCTTCCTGCACTTTCTGGGAGCCAGTGAGATGTTTCTGCTGACAGCCATGGCCTATGATAGGTATGTTGCCATATGTAATCCTTTGCAGTACCTGACAGTCATGAACCGCCAGCTCTGCTTTCAGATGGTTTTTGCCTGTTGGTGTGGGGGTTTTGTCCATTCTATCACACAGGTCACACTGGTCATTCAGCTGCCCTTCTGTGGGCCCAATAAACTGGACAACTTCTACTGTGATGTCCCACAGGTCATCAAGCTAGCCTGCACGGACACATATGTAGTACAGGTGCTGATGGTCTCGAACAGTGGTCTATTGTCTCTTGTCTGTTTCTTGGTTTTGCTCTTCTCTTATGCTGTCATCCTGGTCACCCTGAGAACTCGCTTccgccagggccagagcagggcACTCTCTACCTGTGCCTCCCACCTAACAGTGGTCAGTCTGATCTTTGTGCCATGTGTATTCATCTACCTGAGACCTTTCTGCAGCTTCTCTGTGGACAAAGTTTTCTCTGTCTTCTACACAGTGATCACACCTATGTTGAACCCTCTCATTTATACTCTCAGAAACACTGATATGAAGACAGCCATGAAGAAGCTGA AAAAAACATGTGACATCCTGCTGCCATGTCAAAGAATGAACAGGAAGAGgtga